The Daucus carota subsp. sativus chromosome 7, DH1 v3.0, whole genome shotgun sequence genome window below encodes:
- the LOC108193563 gene encoding ras-related protein RABH1b, translating into MAPVSALAKYKLVFLGDQSVGKTSIITRFMYDKFDNTYQATIGIDFLSKTMYLEDRTVRLQLWDTAGQERFRSLIPSYIRDSSVAVIVYDVASRQSFINTVKWIEEVRSERGSDVIIVLVGNKTDLVDKRQVSIEEAEAKAGDQNVMFIETSAKAGFNIKALFRKIAAALPGMETLSSAKQEDMVDVNLKSSVSSSQSSESGGCPC; encoded by the exons ATGGCGCCTGTATCGGCCCTGGCCAAGTACAAATTAGTGTTTCTGGGAGATCAATCAGTGGGTAAAACAAGCATCATCACGAGATTCATGTACGATAAGTTTGATAACACTTATCAG GCTACCATTGGCATTGACTTTTTGTCCAAAACTATGTACCTCGAGGATCGGACTGTTAGATTGCAACTCTG GGATACAGCTGGACAGGAAAGGTTCAGGAGCCTCATTCCAAGCTACATTCGGGATTCCTCTGTTGCTGTCATTGTATATGATGTTGCAA GCAGACAATCATTCATTAACACTGTAAAATGGATTGAGGAGGTTCGCAGTGAGCGAGGCAGTGATGTCATTATTGTCCTTGTTGGGAACAAAACTGACCTCGTGGATAAGAG GCAAGTCTCTATAGAGGAAGCAGAAGCCAAAGCTGGAGACCAAAATGTTATGTTTATTGAAACCAGTGCCAAAGCCGGATTCAATATAAAG GCACTATTCCGGAAGATTGCTGCAGCATTACCAGGAATGGAAACTCTATCTTCTGCTAAGCAAGAAGATATGGTAGACGTCAATCTCAAGTCAAGTGTAAGCTCATCTCAGTCATCAGAATCCGGAGGGTGTCCATGCTAA
- the LOC108193553 gene encoding acyl carrier protein 1, mitochondrial gives MASSLRAAIISHFRVPASQTLALNGSKLWTVRSMSSHGDDHLDKNQVIDRVLEVVKCHPKIDPSKVTPEVHFQKDLGLDSLDTVEIVMALEEEFKLEIPDKEADKIDSCGLAIEYIYNHPMSS, from the exons ATGGCTTCTTCACTAAGGGCAGCCATTATTAGCCACTTTCGAGTTCCTGCATCTCAAACCCTAGCCCTAAATGGCTCAAAGCTCTGGACCGTCCGATCAATGTCATCTCACGGCGACGACCATCTCGATAAGAATCAGGTTATTGACAGAGTTCTCGAAGTGGTCAAATGTCACCCCAAGATCGATCCCTCTAAG GTGACACCTGAAGTTCATTTTCAAAAGGATCTTGGTTTGGATAGCTTAGACACCGTGGAGATTGTCATGGCTCTGGAGGAGGAATTCAAGCTGGAGATTCCAGATAAGGAAGCCGATAAGATAGACTCTTGTGGACTTGCAATTGAGTACATCTATAATCATCCAATGTCTAGTTAA
- the LOC108195332 gene encoding putative invertase inhibitor — protein sequence MLSRYYISSFFFLSTLILSFLPHSTSQTLIQNTCKTCSDEDPNVPYGFCTTSLFAAPASRCASLKGLGMISIRLTRYNLTDTRCHIKQLLLNKKLDKYVRSCLETCFELYDDALPSIKMAMKSYSNKKFYDANVQVSGVMNAATTCEDGFLERKGVVSPLSQRNNATFQLSAIVLYVINAVQISSSNSSSELC from the coding sequence ATGTTGTCAAGATATTACATCTCATCATTCTTTTTTCTCTCCACACTCATCCTCTCTTTTCTCCCTCACTCCACCTCACAAACCCTGATCCAAAACACATGCAAGACCTGCTCTGATGAGGATCCCAACGTCCCCTACGGCTTCTGCACCACGTCGCTCTTCGCGGCCCCAGCCAGCCGCTGTGCAAGCCTCAAGGGCCTAGGCATGATCTCCATAAGGCTCACAAGGTACAACTTGACAGACACCAGATGCCATATCAAACAGCTGTTGCTCAACAAGAAACTTGACAAGTACGTGAGATCGTGTCTGGAAACATGCTTCGAGCTCTACGATGATGCCCTGCCATCGATCAAAATGGCCATGAAATCTTACTCTAACAAGAAGTTTTATGATGCTAATGTGCAAGTGAGTGGAGTCATGAACGCGGCCACCACTTGTGAAGATGGATTTCTTGAGAGAAAAGGAGTTGTTTCGCCGCTAAGCCAGAGGAACAATGCCACTTTTCAGTTATCTGCCATTGTTCTTTATGTTATCAATGCTGTTCAGATCAGTTCATCAAATTCATCTTCAGAATTGTGCTAA